A region of the Mytilus edulis chromosome 11, xbMytEdul2.2, whole genome shotgun sequence genome:
gcgtgacacgggattgccgatttttttgtaagcgtgacacgtgaaagtcaaattattgtgccgtgaaaacagaaaatgaagtctagcgggacacgggaaattacaaaaaaataagaattgcTTTCGTACGTAGTGTAAGCGGGATTCGGGAGtctgacaaaacagtaaacgggatccgggatcagaaccccccaatgagacaccctacaaaaaatgaacgaaaaacaaatatgtaacacataaacaaacgacaaccactgaattacaggctccttacttaaatgttcataacatactaaaggtatgttcataacatactaaaggtatgttcatattgaaattgttagaaaaccaaaaattgggaatttttggaaataaaggaggagggataaaaaaaaaaaattcctgtccccaataacctatgactaatgatacttttgctgaaattctccagtcattcaatatttttacaaaattcttccaacaacactttacatactttaaactacgctctgaatgcccgcgtgTTCTAGTATTGTTTAAAATGAGAAGATATTAAATGAATGATTAAGAAATAACCgacaaaatataatgaatatgttGATTCGGTACATTGGCTTTAACATTCCTGCGTGATAATTCACATTGCACAGCCCAAATACTATATTAGTGTAAacaattttgttaataaatacttttattgacaataataacataaacataacaatatatatatgacAGTTTGTTAGGATTGGAAAACAAGTAAATTTTTACTTTTACTTCAACAACCAATTAAAACCATAATTTAGACCGGACCTTTATCCTGTAAgtgattgttttgttttctccATCATTATTCTGACGTGTTAGTTGCAATGACGAACATTTATAAATGCAATATAAACGTGTCCCTCGTATGGTCAACGGTCGTTCGGTGAAGATTTCAATCGGTTTAGGTCACGAGGTGTGCTTATCTTGAATCAAACAAAGATAAGGTGGATACTACGAACATCATTTCAGACGAGATATAGTTAAGAATAGCAATGGAAGTTGTTCAAATCCTATGTGTATTGAGTGTGATTGCCTTCTCAAGCGTAAGTATACAATATAACTGATCATTTATATTgaaggggtcagctgaagcaaGACTTCTCCTTGCCATTTTGAAGACCATTTAGTAATTTAATTATATCATTTATTGGTAAATAAACGGTTGACATGTATTTTGCAAAAACAAGCACTGTACACTGTACATAAACAGCATTTTAAAGCAATACTGAACGGATCGTCAAAATTTGGAAATCTCTTTTTACTAGAGCAACCCCTCaataaaatgaatttatttgCAGCATGTACAGTTTATACCTATGACTGGTCGCTCCGAGTCAGAATGTGACCGGGTAGGTTGACATGACGACTATATATTGTACCGCGacctatttgaaaaaaaagaagatgcagtATATACGATTTATAATTGATATGAGACATGATAACGCAACGTTATCGACAAGAACGGTCAAGTTAAAAAATTGGGATCGACATATCACAATattatcgcaccgcgggtaaaatatcacgttgtgattggtttaacgccgtcacgtggtgacccgagaccgtagggggttagtaatttcatagggggttcatgacgcgttaatggtgacgtcatctattaatgttgctgtgattcattgtttatttttatcataactcagcagaaaaagtccagcgttcgataaattcgttatacggttaactactgaccccctacggaccatagagggtgaataaaatccataggggattcggtctccggcctcaccccctatgaattttactaaccctctatggatccgtaggtggtcagtagcgaaccatataaattataatattttcgCATCAAGATATGCATGttctatttgccactggaagttaaaTACAGATTAGTTATCTATTATGATCGTGCGATATTCAGAGAACTAATTAACTAATTGCAAACATATCTATCTTAGGCTTTTAAACTAGCAAGTACTGATAGCTGCCCAAATACCGACGAGATCGTTGGAATATGTGTATTTGACCCATCTAGGAACTGTGTTAATCAAGACCAGTGTCCATCTggtaagttttgtaaaaaaaatttattacGTATTGAAATACATTGTTTATGAAATACTTGTCCTACTGCATGTATATTAGAATAAAGAATAGAAACGGGGAATTATTAGGCCAAATGAAAAAAGATGTGCTTCCTTTTACCCTACCCTCCCTATTTCTTAAGCTAAAAGATAACATAGCCTAACGTTTTTTTGGTAGTCATTTTTCATTGAGCACGGTTGAAGTCAGAATGTCCCTTCCTTAGACtcaatgaaaaataaagataaatattaGACTTAACTATTACGTAAAAAGTGAGCATGATAATTGATGATTATGTTGACATTGAAGCAATGTAATGAGATCGGAAAAGTCTGGTTCCAAAACATTTGACGATCTGATCCATTTATCTTATAATCTAACCAGATATTCACCAAAAAAACCTTCACAAAGTTTTTTGCTGAAAATGCCGAGGTCTAACACCTTTCAGCAAGATTTAATTAACCCTTAGGATAGAATTGTGTTCATTTACTCGGAAAGcaattatgaattttattttatccCGTTTGCACTTTTTTCGAATTATTTGAATTAACATGACATTTGTATTACATTTTCAGGATATAAATGTTGTCCGTATGGATGTGGTTCTCAGTGCTTAGCTGTTACTGTTAACTTCCAGCATCTTGGTACGTTTAATTTTTACTAGCAAACAATTCTATGTTTGTTgagtattttctatttatttacttGTAAATTGTATTGCCTGTATTGCATATCAGCTGTGGAATTTTGATCAGACAGTATGAGTTTTGAAAATGAACATAACAACGGTAGTACTGCTGATTTTACATTTATTATGAAAATGTTGATCATGCTCTCTAAATTATGCAccaatttcaattttactttcgaaaaaaaatattccatgtATGAATATTCTCGATTGGGTTGTTTACCTTTGAACGCATCTAATCTCGCAATCTCTCATTAgctcattttaaaatatattcaaccATTGATGGTTAAAGGATTATTAGGTTATCCATTTTTCAATTTACATATTGTGGCCAATAGTATTACAcacgttcgtctgtctgtccggtaATATGAAACAATCTGAAGATGTAGCCAATGAATGatatatccaccaaagttcaaaggAAGTGAAATGTCTATCCGGAAAAAAATACGACAATAAAGTAatcatgcataatttttttatagCTTGAAGTAAAAGTCGGCAGGTTATAATATTCAGTATCTATTGTGTTTTATAGGGTCTTGCAATGCCCAAATGACAGGAACATTGGGTGCTAAATCATGTGGACACGATCAAGCATGTCAGACCAACGAGAAATGTTGCAGTGGTCATTGTGTTGCTGTTCGGAAGTTCTCTGTAAACGTTCTGAACCCAATTACAAATCAGTAATAAAAGACCATCAGCTTTGTCATGTGACTGTTATATAAAATTCCTATACAATTAATTGTGCAAACATTTATACTATAAAGATATTATCATGAATAAATGTAGTTAACAATAGTTTTTTACGACAAATATttatctataaaattgagaatggcaacggggaatgtgtcaaagagacaacaacaaaagctgcgcgcaaacgtaaaacattttaatccccaaatgcgcgccaACGTAGTGcgcccgaccatagagcagacaacagccgaaggccgcCAATGGCTTTTCaatgcacccggaggcgtctttcaggTGGCTCCTGAACAAATATGTATTATTGTATACTAGTTCACtcacagtgataatggacgttatattaaactccgaattatacacaagaaactaaaattaaaaatcatacaagactaacaaaggcaagaggctccttactttgggacaggcgcaataatgcgacggggttaatagatataggaagatgtggtgtgagtgccaatgagacaactctccatcctaataacaattttaaaaaaagtaaacccttataggtcaatgtacggccttcaacacggagccttggctcacaccgaacaagctataaagggccccaaaattactagtgtaaaaccattcaaacgggaaaaataacggtctaatctatataaaataaaaaaacgagaaacgagaaacacgtattaattataattacataaacaaacgacaactactgtacatcagattcctgacttaggacaggtgcaaacatttgcagcgggattaaacgttttaatggatccaaaccttctccctttttctgaaacagtagcataacatcacaacatagaaaaacacacgataaaatattaaGCAtatttttgagatctcaaccctccctttagccaatgtagaaaaaacaatacgcacagtaaaactcagtttaagagaagtccgatgtcagaatagataacaaaagaaTATAAAACTATACCtgtctaaattatttattttcaaataatgcaCCTTTAAAAATGAAACTGAAAGGGTTATGTGGAGAATATGTTGCTAATAATTGTTTACTCTGGTTCTAGATTCACAATAGGAGACTGAACATAAATTGTCAACCTTTAAAAATGTTACGATATTCCTGTTGAAAAacaatataaagataagaagatttgatatgattccgaatgagacaactctccgcaagagaccaaatgacacagaaattaacaactttagaaTATCGTccgtccttcaacaatgaccaaggCCCATATCGCATAGATTGCTATAAAATTCCCCGAAATGGCAAACAAGTCAAATGTGAAAACTAACGGCccgatttatatacaaaacaatgaacgaaaaacgaatatgttACAAAGAAGCAAATGGCAACCACTGAATCGCAGGCTTTAACTGTGAAAGGCATATACAGGAAAAGGCGGGTTTAACTAGTTTGTAGGCACCAAAGCCTCCcactaaccttggacagtggagtaaagacaaaaaaaaataacaacaaactatgaaaaacgAATATGAGACAACCTCTgtattacaggctcatgacttagCACATGCACatatataatgtggcggggttaatttCGTTTGAAGGCACCCAACACCATTTCCTTAACATcttacaatacaacataagaacagactagaaaattagttgaaaaagtcTCAACTCATCACTTGAAAACACACATATATTACACCTTACAAAAAAACAgaatggacgtggccgggtacttatacatcccagcAATAAAACGACACTTGTAACAGATCCGAGGGTACTTATCAAAGTGTgacgtccgtttggctgtgtaGGATGTTCTAATACAGAGTCACATCCGATCTAAATGGGGAAGAAAAATCCAATGACTCGTGTAGAAAGATTGCTCAGCTCATTGCACTTTATAAACCCTTGCAAAATTTATTGAGGGATCTGTATGAGACATGTTGCAAGGCAAAACGTTCTGTACACTCCAATATATCTTCATGTTCAAGTGGGAGTCCAAATTTGTTCCCGTCCTGACCATACATgaagtatttcccactgggcgataagcaacaaacaatcagtTATTCAATCAATCCTTTACTTTTTGAGGCGTCGACCTTAGTTGCATTTTCATTAACCTGTGTTCATCAAccgtataattttatttttatgaaaacagCATACAGATTTTCGTATTTTAGAGAAACTCCGGTATTGAGcaatcatgtatatttttatagataaaaattgCTCAGCTCTTATGTATTTCTTAAGTCCAATAAAAAAGACTAAAGGAAATACAAACACATtcaaaacactacacagaaaaaaataacgTTGTTCGTCAAAAGCCAACCCAGAGTGAACTTAGATGTTCCGGTAAGTCATGTTATTGGTACTTAAATGAATGAAATCATTCATgttgtttattaattattatacatta
Encoded here:
- the LOC139494956 gene encoding perlwapin-like protein, translating into MEVVQILCVLSVIAFSSAFKLASTDSCPNTDEIVGICVFDPSRNCVNQDQCPSGYKCCPYGCGSQCLAVTVNFQHLGSCNAQMTGTLGAKSCGHDQACQTNEKCCSGHCVAVRKFSVNVLNPITNQ